ATCGGATGGGCTCCCAGCCATGAGTTTGTTGGTAACAAAGATTGGACATTTTCGAATGGGTGCGCAGAAGCTTTATAGttcaaaatttcatgaaaaccttcaaaacaataaattaattaagttatatCCGAGATATCTGCAATAGTCTGGCATTCCTCATACTTCAAGATACCTTTTTTAAACTTAGGGCTGAGCTTTTGTAGTAAACCAATAAGGGTGCTAGCCTCATGGTTAGATTTTGCTGGTCTTGAGTCCAATATATTCCCTTGTGCTAGAGTTCACATAAAAAGCTTTTGTAGTTCCAGTGATGCAAAACTTGTTTCCTTCGAGTGTCACAACatccaaataaatcaaatcgcCAACTAGCCTGAAGAAGATAGCAGATAAAACTAAGTCAATATAGCTCATACCTAGCCCTTGCTTGATCACCACACCAATGAGAGAGAAAAGTTCTCACAATCTAATAACTATTCAATAGCCAAGCATGAGTGGATCTTCAGTATACAATACACAATTATAGATATGGCCTCATAAAGAGGTAAAACGAGACATTCGTAAACCTATTCAGATGGCATTTCCTCTCAAAATGTTATATTATAACAATTCAGTATGATCGAAATAAGAGGATAGCATTGTATCATCATTTCAGTCTTAGCAAAGTGCAGGTCATTGTTGAAACACAAGGAAGGAACCATGCAAAGGAGTAAATAGATGAACAGAAAATTACTgatcaaactaattaaaaaatacaggGATATGACTGGTAACAATAGAAATGTCACCAGACATtagagaaaacaacaaaaatacgtCTGCATGGAAATgtaaaggaagaaagtgatagAAGTAATGAATACCTCCTATAACTAGGAGGTGGattgaatgaagaaaatataagaCTCTCTAAACAGTCGATCTTTTTGGTTGATGGCACAGTTAAATTGCCAAGGGAACCAGTGACATCCTCCATAAATCCTAAACCATCGAGCTCTGGAATTTCTGCTTTCGCAGTATCTGTATGTTAGTTAAACcaattgtcaaaaataaataaataaataaataaataaataataaataaaataaaataaaataaaaattatatacaggAATATTGAGAGTAAGAGGCACAAGcaagaatacaaatacatgaCCTGCACTTTTTTGCTTTGTATTCTCAGACTGCAATGCTAGCAATGTTGATGTAGAGGTGTGAAGAGTTGAAAGAGAAAGCAATTCACGAGCACGGTGAACATGAGACCTTATGGATCTTTCGTCATACAATGCTGCAGAAGACATGCTCCTGTAATTTTTCCTCATGGAGGAAAACTAAGATATCACGTCAGGAATATGAACAGGTTGTACTTACCACCAACCATCTCTAATGAACAACCACCATGAGTGATATCGACAACTTCGGATATTTCATTGTAATCTCCCAGATGGTGACTTGAACCATCTTTTGTGTGCAAAACAAGATCATAGCAAGTGAAGAAACAAGTCTCTGGTGCATCAAGGAGGAACTGCCTAATATCCATCACAGAATCTGCTGGGCTTAACTGTGCTTATAAGAGCAAAATCAGCattaaaatcttattattaGCGGTTTAGGGAAgccaaaaattccaaaattaaaataacataaaattgcTAAATTACCCCAAGATGGAGAATGCAATGTaaacactaaaataaataaatcagattATGAGTGTGGATAGCAGGATCAACTTGGAACAAGCAAAAAGGAAGGTATACCAATAAGATCAAATCAATACATATACTGAAATTCACCTGTAGCTCTAATTTTCCCCCAGCCTGTGTCTTGACAGAAATTGGATAGAGCTGAACCTCACCTgctgaaatgaaaaaaatataaaagaactTTCAAGAGAAAGGAAAAACTAGATATTGGGCAGAATCGCAACAGCAGATAAGGGATCAATAAAGAATGAAAGCAGACAGTGATGCAAGGCTATTGAGAGAATAGAGCAGGAGACCCAAGCTAAGCATACATCTAGAAGCCACATAAACAGAAACTGCAAAGTATCTACGCAAAAGCAGATGAAAAATTGATGATCATCCCACAATATGAGGCTAAAACATACCTGATGAGGGGATACAATATTTGAATCCATCAACTTGCATATATCTATGCATTTCACCAAATTGATACTTGAAAGGTTTATGCATACTGACACACACCAACCAGATTGCATCTCATCCACAAACCCAGTTATGTCTTATTTGGCAGTTGAATCAAAGTGACAATAAACAGAATGGAAGACTTGTGCTTGCATATTccttttcattgctttttttattttttttatttggggtAGGGTGGGGTGGGGTGGGGTTGGAGGGACAGATAGTTCGTCAATCAATCCAAAACTAAGGACAGAACAAAATTAATTACCTTGTATCTGTATTTGCAAGTCAGCAAAGAATTATGAAACTCTCTATATCATAAAGCATCAGTGTCATTAGGCTAATCTCAGTCTTTTGGGGGAATTACCAGCTAAAGGAACATTCTTCAATCATACACAGGTTAAACAAGTTGTTGAAAGGTGGATGATCAAACTGGAGAGAACTCAGAACTCTAGATAGCACAACCATGTTAAGTGACTCGTAGACCAAAGGATCATAGATCATCGGCCAAACCTCATCATTCGTGATCTTCCAATTAAAGATTATTAGTGTCACTCCATTACTCCATTATCTTTTTGATCCCTACATAAACAACCTGTCATTTGCAATGTAAAACTTCCCAGGCTTCTGTGCAGTATTATAGAGCTAGTTTAGAATTTCCAGAAATGGGTATCTAACTATAGATAGAAAGAGCACAAGaagataaaaacaatattaacaaaacaTAATCGCAGAGAAAACTCACCTTCAGCTGGCTTGGATGTGGCAGTCGAAGAATTTGCTGCCTCTGCCTTGCTATCCATTGCCTCATCAACCGTAGAAGATTGATGGCCCTCTGTGCCATTGGAAAGAGATTCCGAGGCATCACCACCGCTGCTTTTTGCAGCTAATGACGAGGCTACTGTCTTTGAATTTGAATCCAAAGATTCCGCAGCATTTGAGCTTGATCCCCTTCCCTTGTTCTTTGCCTTTGATTTCCCCGCCATCCTTTCAATTACTAAACACACAAATCAGCAAATTATCTTCCTGAATGTAAATATGATGAAAAGAAGaggtaagaaaataaaataagagacacAATTCTCAACAACACTCCTTCAGATGGTTATCAGGAGGAAGTCCGTGTGAATATTAAGCATGCTATTTTATGCTTAAAACCTCTCCCAATGATACTTTCTTTCATATAATAtgcaaaaacccaaaaaacttGTCTATTCCAACTTCTTGCATCAAGGACAAAAAGCATTACTGATATCAAAAGGATGAATCCATGACGCAAGCTATAAATCACATTGGACGACAAAAaggatgaaaacaaaagaagcaaaagaaatTCTTAAAAAGCATTCCATTGACACTTATTACATATTTGGAAACAAGCTCAAAAAAAGATTTGTgagaacaaataaaaacaaatactacTTTGATTCACCACGATGAACTCTACATAAAAGCAtgctaaaattcaaaaatatagagaAGTAATCCACCATAACTCAATCAGagagaaacaaaataatacaagtCCACCGTCAAAATGACACAAGAACAATAGAGCAAAAATGAAACAATCTCAAAACCACGTTCTGGACAACCAAAAGCATTGAAAGATGCATCCCTTGAACCATTGATAGGCCGTTGAAGCAGTAAACATACCAGCAAATTTCAAGTGGCAGTCAATgctaaaaaatcaaaactttgatGAAACAACAAGTTGTACTGATGCAAAAATGGAAACTTCATGGATCAAAAACGCAATAGAAGAGGATTAGAAGCGAACCTAAGAGCAGAGACGAACGCGCGGAGGGAGAGGCGAAggaggagaatgagaggaagggGCGGCGCCTTTGAAGTAACAAATGATTTAAGCCCTCCTTTCGCGAAGGGCTAATTTGGAAATATAGATTTATTTAGGTTTATTTTGcataaatttattcttttatttatttatttatagtattaaATTTAGTGGTcgctaaaaatatatgaaatttataattagaATATTTAGTGTCATATTGTAGCTATagttttgctttcctttttcttttcttggtgttttaaatttattgtgtataaattgaattttagtttTTCTAGTTATTTGTCATAAAATatgttcttttaaaaaaatttatgtgtgtaactaaaatctaaaatttttccATACTTATGTGTATTTGGATTGGGTTGGTTTTCTTTGATATGGTAAgtcatatttattaataagcttaaaattatcaaattttttaactttattttttttattattatagtttttgATCTATCGTTTTTTAGACTAAAATACTGGAAGCCCtgcagagaaaaataaaaactttttttaataatttttttcaatgttcaataatttaaatttaaaactatttgttCAAATGACTTAAACTTCTTTCATTTGGATCAATTACTGTTGAtgtaatttgtttggttttaatatTCTATAATAAGGTTCCGTGACcttgtataattaaatatagttaatattttttttcattattgtcTTTGAGTTTATTAGGCAATATCTCAACTAAGGAAACAAATGACAAAGtgattatactttttattgtaaGCCCATCGCACACTTATGGGCTAAAAAGATTAGGCCCAAACTTCCAAGCATGATATTTCgaaataacaatattattattgctGCATATTTGGATGAAAATACTAATACTATAAAATTATTGGGCCCAAACTTCCAAGCATGATTTTTTTAGTGGAAAACAACCAaaattatagttatatatatatagcacatcATCAACGAATGTTCATGATAAACACTGTTAGATTTAGAGtagcatataaaaaaatttataaaatcaacTCACACCACCCACCCGTTTGAGAATCTAATACAGTAATGCAAGTTATTGTTACTATTTGTGCGGATGTCCATGTTCTGTAAACGTCTACAGTTGATGTTTGCTGTATTTAACAATCCCAACacataataactaataatagctatgcatgtattttataaaaaaataatcattagaTCATAATCTAAATGTTGTCATtaaatgtctctaatttttaaaGAACTAATTAGGTACTTATAAAActcagtatatatatagataaattatgAATATAAGTCTAATGTTTAGTTGGAAAAAGAAACGAAATATTCTGTTATTGTAGAGATAATTGGATGATATAGATGTGGGAATTGGAATtaattttcactatttttttgtcatttttataaattaaacagAGAAATTGtggaattttaaatttatgcgTCAATTTTAAgccataaacaaatatatatatccatgaaaatatacaaaatctCAATATTTTAAACCTTTATACTTTTGCGATAACTGTTAAATGAAACATAATGCAAATtatgttattatcattattattattatgacacATTGCAAGCTAGGTTAATATAACAAGAATGacaataatatatcaattaatctaataaaaataataacatgagGTGGAAATTTCATTACATTTTTAAGAAAGACAGGGAAAAAAATAAGGGAAGTtccatttgatttgatttgatacCAAAACACAGACAAGAGAAAAGACCAAGGACAATCGCTGTTGTGATTGCCCATTGTCACTGTAGACATTAACACAACAACACATGGGGCCAAATTTGCAATCTCATTTatgatacaaatttttttttacaattttacacaagtatatatatatatatatatatatagaaaaaaaaatttgatagtgTGAAATAAACACATAAAGAGCAGCACAGTATTTAtaagagtattttttttaaaaaaatagaattatctAATGGACCAATATTGGGTGGCCCAACATTGGATAAACTAATCACTTTGTGTCAGTTAATGTAAGAGATTGAGTGTTTAAATCCCATCCAAAACTTAATAAGGATTCACTGTGTATGAGCGGTGAAAAGTTCATCTGTGTACACAAGGAGCTATAGGATCCTCAATGTGATAGCGGTATCGCCAGATGAAAGTGTATgattgaatgtttaatttttaattttgcttatatttttatattttgtctttattgtatttatataaaaacacacacacaaccaTGGAAATGAGAGGAATCAATGTCTATTTCCTTGCTTTTCcagttgtttatttataaacaattatACTATAAGATACCTGATTAATCAAAgataaatttcatttattaaccAAAATTAAGCTAGGCAATCATAAACAAGCAATTTAGTTTTAATCAGTGACAGATATTTTAACAGCATGTGATCAAATAATTAGGAACCCTAATTACTTCTTCAAGGTCcctagtgtatatatatttataattttggtttttttatactCAGGTATCACCACCTAATGCAAGAAGGAATGAATAACAAGGACACTTCAACATACTTTAAAGCTaaaaaacaacatgaaaaaaGCGACAACCACCACcctacaaaataatataataacctggtattaattaattagttaattaattaattaattagtttttaaaataaagaaacactAATATTAAATGCACTTTgaacagataaaaaaagaagaagaagagagggcCATAGTCTGGTGTTGGGAAGCCATTGGAGCTTTCCTCACCACCTTTACTTTATAACTTTAGGGAGCTCTTTTTGGGGACCAAATCAACCACTCAAAtaaggcatatatatatatatatatatatatatatttttttttctctatgagGGTTCCATGTTTGCAAACTTTAGTGCTTTTGATTGTGTTTCTTTGCTCATGATCTGGTGGTAGAAATGATTGTGTGTGTTGAGAGAGTTTGGTCTAATTATGTGCATTGTTGTTCATTGAgctgtttttgaaaattttattttttcagagAGAGAGAAATTCTGTCTCTTGTGTCTCACTTTATGAGTGTAAGTAAAGTGTGTGCTTGGAATGTGGATAGAGCTGGAGTCTATATAGAAGAGGAAATCAAATTAGTACTGagttcatagattttttttcaactttcaTCATgataatttttgatttttttcaaatctatatgaagtttttttgttttttttgttttaaaaaaaaatcaatgagataTACAGACATTTCAGTAAAAATGTGCCACATTTACAGTAAAAATTTGTCAACTTTAAACTCCATTCCAAATTCTCAAACCAAATATAGTTTTCTACCTTCCTTTTTAATCTAGGAAAAAGATAAAGTAAAGCAAACAGAGACAGTGTACCACACTCCACTCactctgatatatatatatatatgtacattgtTAACAAGTGAGCTTGTGTCATTCCATTGGGCACTAAAAGACAGCAGCATCACCCAAAATACCATTAGATTTCCAGAATCCCAacgctcttcttcttcttcttcttcttcttctatatcTCTATATGGTCACTAGTAGAGGACAATCACAGCATTCTTTGAAGCTAAGCGCAAACCACTTCAATGGCGTCTAAGATCAGCAGGGAAGATGTCCAAGCAGCAGTGGCCAAAGCCATGGAGCTCAGGGCCTTGCATGCTGCTCTGCTTCATGGCAGCACTAGTAGCCCCACTGTTCCAAGGCTTCTTGCTGGTTCTTCCCCTTCTCTTGCAAGAGCTCCTGGCTATCTCTCTGCTGAAGATTATCCAGTTTTCACACCTGTGAGTTGTTTTTgtgaaagttttgatttttagatCAAGCTGTTGcctcttcttcatggattgttgttctctttttttctcttctctctctatctctgtGGACTTCTGTGTGTTGTTCTACTGGTCTCTTCTCTGTTAAAGGTGCTGCCTTTGTATTTAGTTTGTTGGAAAGttgtgatttttaaataaaaaaatatcttgtgtttagtttgtAGGGaagttgtgatttttgtttcatGCCTTCAATTTAGAGTTTCTcaagttcatttcatttcaCAAATAATGTTTTGAAAGGATCACTTTTGTTTgatattctattttttgttttcagatTTGGAGAAACTCTTCTTCTTGCTGTTAGAATTGTTAATAATGGATCTTCTATTCTCTTTGATCTGTCAATATGTTCTTTTGCTTCTATTTTGTTGATATTAGATGATATTGAACAtcatataacttttttttggaATACTGGTTAAATCTGATTTATGGTCTCTGTGGAGATGAAACTTTGGTAGTAATTGTTGTGATGCCAGAGTTATGGAGAGGAATCTTCAAATTGGAGAGGGATAaggatggaagaagaagaagagagggatGAACAAGAACTCGAATTTTCTAATAATGGCGCATTGAACAAAAGTTATTttccaagagaagaagaagaacaactaCAACATACTTGTTCAGAAGAAGATCGAAAATCGAATAAAAGCTTGTGCATTAGTCATTTGTCACTCTCACAGAACACTCCCGGGACTGATGTTCTTCCAAATTGTAGGAGAATGGGTTCCGATGATCGCAAACTTGTTACTACTGGTAACAAGTGCAAGCCTGAATATATGAGTGGTGAAAATGGATCCTATGGAAAGATTCTCAAGAATGACAATGCTAAGAAAGTGCCTTCAAGTGATATTAAGAACCGAGGATTGGTTTTCTCATGGTTTTTGCCCAAGGGGAGAAGGAAACCAAAGTCGGAGATGTCCCCAAATGTAATGGAATCTGAAGATGTGTCACAACTTTTAAAGAGTTGGGGGATGTTTTCGGTCGACTCATTGAAGAAGGAGCTGCTCGAGGCGAATGCAAACAAGGATGCTGCATTAACACAAGTTTCAGACATGAAATCTACACTGATAGAACTCAAGCAGAAACTCGTGAGCTTAGAAGCATATTGTGAAGAACTAAAGAAGGCTTTGAAACATGCATTGCAGGCAAAGGGTACTCAGACATTAGACCGGCCTAATTTATCGAAACGATCAAAGTCTAATAATGACAGCAGAGACAATTCCATGCCTGTCAGTCTTGAAGTAATGGTCGAAGGGTTCTTGCAGATTGTATCGGAGGCAAGACTCTCCGTGAAGCAATTCTGCAAAACTCTCATCAGTCTGATAGAAGAAACAGATACTAGTTTGGTCGAAAAACTTAGTTCAGAGCTCAAAACCACTTCGGCCTCTAAGCATTCAAAGGCAATGTTGTATCATTTGGAAGCTCTTGTCAACCAGTCTCTGTACCAGGACTTTGAGAACTGCGTGTTCGAGAAGAATGGAACACCGAAAGTTCTTGACCCACATCAAGATCGTATTGAGAATTTCTCGGCTTTTGTTGCTCTACGGAACTTAAGTTGGAATGAAGTGTTGAGGAAGGGAACCAAGTACTATAGTGAAGATTTTAGCCGGTTTTGTGATCAGAAAATGAGCAGCATTGTATCGATAATCGATTGGTCTAGGCCGTGGCCTGAGCATCTACTTCAATCCTTCTTTGTTTCAGCTAAATGCATTTGGTTACTTCATCTGTTGGCTTTCTCATTCAATCCACCATTGATGATCCTTCGAGTGGAGGAAAACCGAAGTTTCGATCCACTTTACATGGAAGATGTTCTGCGCGACAAGCATCGACAAGCACAAGCTTCTGCTTGTGTCAAGTTCATGGTAATGCCGGGATTTTATGTTGAAGATCGGGTTTTGAGATGTCGAGTTTTATGCAAAGCATAATTCCATCACATAAGATGTGTATGTGATGTGTTCaaactgaaaaaaatttctccttgGTATACAATTTTGAGATAGAATTTTGGCAGTGTTGCTGTGAACTGTGAAAGATAGAGTTTGTATGGGAATGGGAATTGATTGCATGAATTAATTTCAAATGTACAATTCATGGTGTTGATAATTATCTCTTTCTGATTTGCAAATTGTAATGAATGCTACACCAATGTGGTAATtggatagaaatttttttatctcatatataaaaataaaggtatgtattaatatatgatatatttcaaattaactTAATAAATCTGTCACAAGTTATTGTtcaatgttattatatatttataatatattcttcaattgaaaattgatgtttttggtttttagagTGCATATTGCTTGGTTCAAGAATTAGagaatattttgattttctgcgATCAcagattgatatatatttttttaaaattttaatttaatagacttaaaattaagttttttacaTATGTCATTTTATGATAAGTTAGAACCAGGCAATATGAACtctttttgttatatttgataTTGAACTAATTAATCCACCATGCTTACATTACGTGTTTCTTTCCAAATGATTTTTATAGTgggggatttttttattttttatttttgtaatagttttcaaatgatttttatagtgggggattttttttattttttatttttgtaatagtTTTAATCAGAAAGATGgcaaccataaaaaaaaactacttttaTTCTATTAATTGTAACAATACACTTTTTCTTTCCTAAATAACTATTGGTTTAATAGCCAATTCCCTGTTTCAACCTCCACAGCTGATCCAGACACACCAGATCCTCTACTAAGAAACACAAAGCTTTCCTATTGGTCACCTGAAAGCACACGGATCGTGATCCAGGACCAACTCCAAACTCAATCTGAATCGTTCATATATTAGAGATCCAACGGTTCAAAGAGATCCAtcctaaaatttcaaaattcccCGCTTTCTTTGTCTCTCTATAAATAACACAACATTCATCGTCGTCCCCAAAGTCACTAAAAAACCCTAGCTTTCAAACCCTCTTGTGATCTCTATTCTCTTCGCTCTTCGGTGGTAATGGCGCGCACGAAGCAAACCGCGAGGAAATCGACCGGAGGAAAGGCACCAAGGAAGCAGCTAGCTACAAAGGCAGCGAGGAAGTCAGCGCCGGCAACAGGCGGCGTGAAGAAACCCCATAGGTTCAGGCCGGGAACTGTGGCGCTGAGGGAGATCCGAAAGTACCAGAAGAGCACTGAGTTGCTAATCCGGAAGCTGCCGTTTCCAGAGGCTGGTGCGTGAGATTGCGCAAGACTTCAAGACCGATCTGAGGTTCCAAAGCTCGGCTGTGGCGGCGTTGCAAGAGGCGGCAGAGGCGTACCTTGTTGGGCTTTTCGAGGATACTAATCTGTGCGCCATTCATGCCAAACGGGTAACTATCATGCCCAAAGATATCCAGCTTGCTCGTCGGATCCGCGGTGAGCGTGCTTAGGTTGTTGTTGATCAGGCTGTCTGATCTTTGTGTAGTCTCGATGGAGTAGTGTTTGATCTTTGTGTATTTTGGTTTGCGCTTTTGTTTGTGTCTTGTGAATGGTTCCTTACTGGTTTGTGAACCTTTTCTTTTAGTTAATCCATGTTAAAAGTGCTTTCTTGAAACTATGATATCTCTAGTTGAGTCTTTGGGgggaaaaaaactcattttgGTGCTGGATTCTTATACTATCAATATGATAAGCGATAAATTGATTAAATCCAACAAGGaaagtttcaaataaataaatttctgaAAGTTGATTATGcttgaaagaagaagaagaagatgatgaaaaaaaaaaaaataaatctgaaTCTATGAAGAGGATGTCTTGCCCTTGAGATTGATAACAGAGAGTTCTTGTTCAACGAACTCTCCCAGCTAACATGGTTGGATAATTAACCGCCAGGGGTGATTCAGCAAAATGGCCTAATGGTTTCAATGTTGCATCTGATGCAATGTGAGCAAAAAGCTGCTTGAAATGAAAGAAacaatcaatcaaaattttcaataatttatgtAAGATTTGTGAATTGGGGATAAAATGTAGCTGCTGATGAACTCACCGTTGATGAAACTCTCCATAAGCTGCGGTTTTGCTGACGAGCTCGTTCAATAGCGTCTAGTGTTCGG
This portion of the Dioscorea cayenensis subsp. rotundata cultivar TDr96_F1 chromosome 3, TDr96_F1_v2_PseudoChromosome.rev07_lg8_w22 25.fasta, whole genome shotgun sequence genome encodes:
- the LOC120256857 gene encoding IRK-interacting protein-like, translated to MASKISREDVQAAVAKAMELRALHAALLHGSTSSPTVPRLLAGSSPSLARAPGYLSAEDYPVFTPSYGEESSNWRGIRMEEEEERDEQELEFSNNGALNKSYFPREEEEQLQHTCSEEDRKSNKSLCISHLSLSQNTPGTDVLPNCRRMGSDDRKLVTTGNKCKPEYMSGENGSYGKILKNDNAKKVPSSDIKNRGLVFSWFLPKGRRKPKSEMSPNVMESEDVSQLLKSWGMFSVDSLKKELLEANANKDAALTQVSDMKSTLIELKQKLVSLEAYCEELKKALKHALQAKGTQTLDRPNLSKRSKSNNDSRDNSMPVSLEVMVEGFLQIVSEARLSVKQFCKTLISLIEETDTSLVEKLSSELKTTSASKHSKAMLYHLEALVNQSLYQDFENCVFEKNGTPKVLDPHQDRIENFSAFVALRNLSWNEVLRKGTKYYSEDFSRFCDQKMSSIVSIIDWSRPWPEHLLQSFFVSAKCIWLLHLLAFSFNPPLMILRVEENRSFDPLYMEDVLRDKHRQAQASACVKFMVMPGFYVEDRVLRCRVLCKA
- the LOC120252897 gene encoding LOW QUALITY PROTEIN: histone H3.2-like (The sequence of the model RefSeq protein was modified relative to this genomic sequence to represent the inferred CDS: deleted 1 base in 1 codon), yielding MARTKQTARKSTGGKAPRKQLATKAARKSAPATGGVKKPHRFRPGTVALREIRKYQKSTELLIRKLPFQRLVREIAQDFKTDLRFQSSAVAALQEAAEAYLVGLFEDTNLCAIHAKRVTIMPKDIQLARRIRGERA